A stretch of Phaeodactylum tricornutum CCAP 1055/1 chromosome 26, whole genome shotgun sequence DNA encodes these proteins:
- a CDS encoding predicted protein, with protein MSPSSRNGRSRESPVTAVSNRTTLASEVIAASVGGAISAGVLYPLEVLKTKMQAQHDDRDMDEQATTMWRYAARLYRQQGWQIFVRGLETSALQSATEKALYFFAYTILKNAHQSVTHGKALGTATNLVLGCAAEWVHLPVSLPIDVWTTKIQTSSSADQTPLKILLTMLAEPNKAQWYQGWSAYTLLCLKPALQYTVYEQVKAAVVQTRQNKTLTAVEAFLLGMVARTVATVVVFPFLRAKVLLQTAKEPDTASASLSTTTSKPSVITLLTKVYERDGLAGLFQGLGPELTRGIFSAALMLMMKEKLASRVQRALDAKSNNVEIRSAIR; from the coding sequence ATGAGTCCATCAAGCAGAAACGGCCGTAGTCGGGAAAGTCCCGTCACGGCGGTCTCCAACCGCACGACCCTGGCGTCCGAAGTCATCGCTGCTTCTGTCGGCGGTGCCATTTCCGCAGGCGTCCTGTATCCGCTCGAAGTCCTCAAGACGAAAATGCAAGCCCAACACGACGACCGTGACATGGATGAGCAGGCCACTACTATGTGGAGGTACGCCGCCCGTCTCTACCGTCAACAAGGTTGGCAAATCTTTGTTCGCGGTCTGGAAACCTCCGCTCTACAGTCCGCTACGGAAAAGGCCCTCTACTTCTTTGCTTACACAATTTTAAAGAACGCCCACCAATCTGTGACGCACGGGAAAGCACTCGGGACGGCCACCAATTTGGTGTTGGGCTGTGCAGCGGAATGGGTACATTTGCCCGTTTCGCTCCCCATTGACGTGTGGACGACCAAAATTCAAACCAGCAGCAGTGCCGACCAAACCCCGCTGAAAATCCTACTCACCATGCTCGCCGAGCCCAACAAAGCGCAGTGGTACCAGGGTTGGTCGGCCTACACGCTACTCTGTTTGAAACCGGCCCTGCAGTATACCGTCTACGAGCAAGTCAAAGCGGCAGTCGTTCAGACGCGACAAAATAAGACCCTTACGGCCGTGGAAGCCTTTCTGCTCGGTATGGTGGCGCGGACCGTAGCCACCGTTGTTGTCTTTCCCTTTCTACGAGCCAAGGTCCTTCTGCAGACCGCCAAAGAACCCGACACTGCCAGTGCATCCCTATCCACCACGACATCCAAACCCAGCGTGATTACCCTGCTGACCAAAGTGTACGAACGGGACGGTCTCGCTGGACTCTTTCAGGGGCTGGGACCGGAATTGACGCGCGGAATATTCTCGGCCGCACTTATGCTCATGATGAAGGAAAAGTTGGCGAGCCGGGTTCAACGAGCACTGGATGCAAAGTCTAACAACGTGGAAATTCGCTCCGCTATTCGATAG
- a CDS encoding predicted protein encodes MASRRLPRALTTLTIFLGGLYLGNLQHQLTSRQEAPVTALGGPALPLSFSGASVPHYESAHASFLWNTRLKSIHAASQLKVNDPRYYFSDFTAQLLAIVAPRLSRSSGHDADGVTVQYLLDRIQARYEYLHAQGPIAEPVKIVVLGGSVLVGRNCRKLCKDLGLQLRMPQRECTWAHRLGVFLNVLVPDIFRVTKIAMGGTNTAVGTTIWKYDLLPPEARQPDVVINAYSTNDMHILTALEASSGNQTLRDRVFVMLQDFAREVLVPPPLACTNAPPPPLFLHVDDYLGNEQRAILATTELRQSVDVLAAYYIFPTVSYADVIRDLVYGDTAESWFSPEGWYVKGMSGMQREIHPGMGMHIVMVWVIAFNLLHVTVGSGRAIAEWAVHECSRQAKPSSRKLATPVDVQHNSRDNID; translated from the exons ATGGCGAGTCGCCGTCTGCCTCGCGCAttgacgacgttgacgatTTTTTTGGGAGGCCTCTATTTAGGAAATTTGCAGCATCAACTGACATCACGTCAGGAAGCTCCCGTGACGGCTCTGGGCGGCCCGGCATTGCCTTTGTCTTTCTCGGGAGCAAGCGTTCCACACTACGAATCCGCACA TGCATCCTTTCTTTGGAATACTCGTTTGAAATCGATTCACGCGGCTTCCCAGCTCAAAGTGAACGACCCCCGCTACTATTTTTCCGATTTTACGGCCCAACTCTTGGCCATTGTTGCACCGCGATTGTCCCGGTCCTCCGGTCACGATGCCGATGGTGTGACTGTCCAGTATTTGCTCGATCGGATACAGGCTCGGTACGAATACTTACACGCTCAAGGGCCGATTGCGGAGCCCGTCAAAATCGTCGTCCTTGGAGGCAGCGTTTTGGTGGGACGCAACTGCCGCAAGCTCTGCAAGGATCTGGGGTTGCAACTGCGCATGCCTCAACGCGAATGCACCTGGGCTCATCGACTAGGAGTCTTCCTGAACGTCCTGGTACCTGACATCTTTCGCGTCACCAAAATTGCCATGGGCGGGACCAATACGGCGGTCGGCACGACCATTTGGAAGTACGATTTGTTGCCACCCGAAGCGCGTCAACCCGACGTTGTCATCAACGCCTACAGTACCAACGATATGCACATCCTCACGGCGTTGGAAGCATCCTCCGGTAACCAAACGCTACGGGATCGCGTTTTTGTCATGCTCCAAGACTTTGCGCGGGAAGTCCTGGTACCGCCGCCATTGGCGTGCACCAACGCGCCTCCACCGCCACTTTTTCTCCACGTGGACGACTACCTCGGCAACGAGCAACGCGCAATTCTGGCCACGACCGAGCTGCGACAGAGCGTGGATGTACTAGCGGCGTACTACATTTTTCCTACCGTCTCCTACGCAGACGTAATCCGGGATTTGGTATACGGTGATACGGCGGAATCGTGGTTTTCTCCCGAAGGCTGGTACGTCAAGGGTATGTCAGGGATGCAGCGGGAGATTCACCCCGGAATGGGTATGCACATTGTTATGGTCTGGGTGATTGCCTTTAACCTGTTGCAC GTCACTGTTGGCTCGGGACGTGCCATTGCAGAATGGGCCGTACACGAATGTTCGCGGCAAGCCAAACCGTCTTCCCGAAAGCTTGCCACCCCCGTTGACGTCCAACACAACTCTAGAGACAATATCGATTGA
- a CDS encoding predicted protein — protein sequence MEVENGDGTNGSRSEEIGAKAAPHATTSTDNRTASFTSTSSPPSFAPFQSQRSVQHKSSYDVSKSMERLRSSMIGNVSWIPGRHEKEDYDELGQVPTTRTSTTTTASPATPLPPSLHRALGQIPAIVLIGIFHLMIGIPFGASYFPIGWKAPGSADDEDENDDDGVHGIFPLPGKEALGIRMFLFSTILGQIVFTGLSGFRNPVGLQMVENVPFCHELATIAVRHQGYTREALSTLFAMYGFSSLLVGAVFYALGRWKLGNVVYYFPKHVLVGCIGGIGLYIAKTGVEVTRNAEFSLRAATVTYGLLLVVVLAFEVVLRLLEFGTRDVSGNARYPLLSPLYFCSITPVFYMALFVLGVNIETATEEGFFFPALDKCTIGGGENGEACSTSLWDSIFDQNLFNIWKVVNFSTVSFPALMDAIPTLVALTLFSLIHVPINIPAFANSTDTDVDMNKELIAHGYSNLLVGIFGGLQNYMAYTQSVLYDKSGGTGKASGYAVAGITSVLFLIGPTIASYIPRCMAGTLLVHVGVDLFLEGVYETWGKFDALEYGGIWLITMVMTLYGMEAAMIAGFITALFTYAVQNTTYVHILRGSMSAATLRSSKWNRSTRANAILADESTGRNRILVVQLQGHLFFGNMVQLTQSVNDVLSEKAKPRTEPWIVIIDFGLVLGIDSSAAQSISKLSKTLQHKHGVDLCIFVTGSGEGFPTAYSLSKELSTLSSTTPVVVSDEDVRTTEATPLLAPFATPNPDTSSSLYTGSRVCTTLDDALVFAEDALLARTDWSLLEADRHIGDPLRGGVYDITDETRVALRYLENLCPRGVDQAHVRLLWKCMTRETYVCGDSVWLQGSESDCMKLLLRGTLLASLENEAGTNESIAAGNTIGELGLVEHTPRMSSVTVVSADAVLYSLHRERWRELKAVSPHAASLTDRILIRYLSARVQHVSNRIYETRCLPI from the coding sequence ATGGAAGTCGAGAACGGAGATGGAACGAACGGCAGTAGGAGCGAAGAAATCGGGGCAAAGGCTGCTCCCCACGCGACTACGTCGACAGACAATCGCACAGCATCGTTCACTTCCACATCGTCACCACCATCCTTTGCTCCATTTCAATCCCAACGAAGCGTTCAGCATAAGAGCAGCTACGATGTGTCCAAGTCCATGGAACGGCTTCGATCTTCAATGATTGGTAATGTATCGTGGATTCCTGGTCGTCACGAGAAGGAGGACTACGATGAACTTGGTCAAGTACCGACCACAAGGACTTCAACGACAACTACTGCATCACCAGCTACGCCCTTGCCTCCAAGTTTACACCGCGCGTTGGGACAGATACCAGCAATCGTGTTGATTGGCATATTTCATCTCATGATTGGAATCCCCTTTGGTGCTTCTTACTTTCCAATTGGTTGGAAGGCTCCTGGGagtgccgacgacgaagacgagaatGATGACGACGGGGTCCATGGAATTTTTCCGTTACCAGGCAAAGAAGCTCTGGGAATTCGAATGTTTTTGTTCTCCACAATCCTGGGACAAATTGTCTTTACGGGTCTTTCTGGCTTTCGCAATCCTGTCGGCTTACAAATGGTCGAGAACGTTCCGTTCTGTCACGAGCTGGCCACAATCGCCGTGCGTCATCAAGGATACACCCGAGAAGCTCTGTCAACGCTCTTTGCCATGTACGGATTCTCGAGTCTGCTCGTGGGTGCGGTCTTTTATGCTCTGGGACGATGGAAACTAGGCAACGTTGTTTACTACTTTCCGAAACACGTTTTGGTGGGATGCATTGGGGGAATTGGCTTGTATATCGCCAAAACGGGTGTGGAAGTTACCAGGAATGCGGAATTCTCACTACGGGCAGCCACGGTCACGTACGGACTTTTGTTGGTCGTCGTCCTTGCCTTTGAAGTCGTCCTGCGTCTACTGGAATTTGGAACGCGTGACGTTAGCGGGAACGCAAGGTACCCATTGTTGTCGCCGTTATATTTTTGCAGCATTACACCCGTCTTTTATATGGCACTCTTTGTGCTTGGCGTGAACATTGAGACTGCCACGGAGGAAGGATTCTTCTTTCCCGCATTGGACAAATGTACTATTGGAGGAGGTGAAAATGGTGAAGCCTGCTCCACGTCCTTGTGGGATTCCATTTTTGATCAGAATCTGTTCAATATTTGGAAAGTCGTAAACTTCTCGACAGTCTCCTTTCCCGCGCTGATGGACGCCATTCCGACCTTGGTCGCACTGACTTTGTTCAGTCTCATTCATGTTCCCATTAATATTCCCGCCTTCGCAAACTCCACGGACACTGATGTAGATATGAACAAAGAACTGATTGCTCATGGCTACTCCAATTTGCTGGTCGGCATTTTTGGCGGCTTGCAAAACTACATGGCCTATACGCAGTCGGTCTTGTACGACAAATCAGGGGGAACGGGAAAGGCCTCGGGCTATGCTGTCGCCGGCATTACGTCGGTGCTTTTCTTGATTGGGCCCACCATTGCTTCCTATATTCCCCGGTGTATGGCGGGGACCTTATTGGTCCACGTAGGTGTGGATTTGTTTCTGGAAGGCGTTTACGAAACATGGGGAAAGTTCGACGCACTGGAGTACGGTGGTATTTGGCTTATAACAATGGTCATGACACTGTACGGGATGGAGGCCGCCATGATTGCCGGCTTCATCACGGCTCTTTTTACATACGCCGTGCAAAATACGACGTACGTTCATATCCTGCGTGGATCCATGTCCGCAGCTACGTTGCGCAGTAGCAAATGGAATCGCAGTACCCGGGCCAACGCTATTTTGGCGGACGAGTCGACCGGACGCAATCGTATCCTGGTGGTCCAACTCCAGGGACACTTGTTTTTCGGCAACATGGTGCAACTCACCCAGAGTGTAAACGATGTGCTGAGTGAGAAAGCGAAGCCTCGTACGGAACCTTGGATTGTGATTATTGATTTTGGTTTGGTACTGGGGATTGACTCTTCCGCGGCACAATCGATCAGCAAACTATCCAAGACACTGCAACACAAGCACGGTGTCGATCTTTGCATTTTCGTGACGGGTTCTGGGGAAGGCTTTCCAACGGCCTACAGTTTGTCCAAGGAATTGTCCACTTTATCATCGACCACGCCAGTGGTTGTTTCGGATGAAGACGTGCGGACAACCGAAGCGACACCCTTATTGGCACCGTTCGCGACACCGAATCCCGATacatcatcatcattgtACACGGGCAGTCGTGTATGCACTACGCTGGACGATGCGCTGGTGTTTGCCGAAGACGCGTTACTGGCGCGCACCGATTGGTCGTTGTTGGAAGCAGACCGTCACATTGGCGATCCCCTCCGCGGCGGCGTGTACGATATCACGGACGAAACGCGAGTGGCTTTGCGGTATTTGGAAAATCTGTGTCCACGCGGGGTGGACCAAGCGCACGTGCGTTTGCTGTGGAAGTGCATGACACGGGAAACGTACGTATGCGGCGATTCCGTGTGGTTGCAGGGTTCGGAGAGTGACTGTATGAAACTGTTACTGCGTGGAACCTTATTGGCGTCTCTCGAGAACGAAGCCGGGACGAACGAAAGCATCGCGGCGGGCAATACGATTGGGGAATTGGGTTTGGTGGAACACACGCCACGGATGAGTTCCGTCACGGTAGTGTCGGCGGACGCTGTCCTCTACAGTCTACACCGCGAGCGGTGGCGGGAATTGAAGGCCGTGTCCCCCCACGCCGCGTCACTGACGGATCGTATCTTGATTCGTTACCTGTCTGCACGTGTCCAACACGTGAGCAATCGTATCTACGAAACACGGTGTTTGCCGATATAG
- a CDS encoding predicted protein has translation MSTDKGLVPLTGEECDPLQVALDDAQQWMNEFDVDSGPAIDGFAIDSDDDDDDEVGTVDIPLDDETDAVVNPSRRESNTTKNSTSTGSTSGNGTSVGAGTNVGTELDSTLLHPLSDDFLQSRDSSLGMNTENASNNNTTIGTERLVGASPSPSSTFSDGLNPHGTGDANNIQTTTPNHASMGNIHPTHAAQSLHTTTGYSASSSPHSTAASMDVWKSHTTRLASNFVHLATRAASQVAHAATSTNQASSQGYSTTMGTGGGVYDAPSAIHTGPSKQPVPSGYSPSVTGTSPRVPPSHAASTNGTIPAGANNNTSINSMPSSLPVVELDKEQKELLVQTHVGDLLPGEKIIMFLSNLLHVSDSSGFTYSHQTEPSTTWFCAMTYYRLLLFGTHPISLPSKPADWNGSAWPRYSSGSHKPALWQIPLSAIDKVDKSVFSATASHTTNPTTLMGLALLGKDGRVLRFTTPSYADTLRAHEALQTYAFPGRRNLGYLFAFESKREAVLASVTTDATTGTQAVTLPPTRKRFDAVPEFERQFRKGSVPWTIWQNLNVSYQTCGSYPDVLVGPAALDDSQPDGQSIIRQCAAFRSEHRLPALTWSSGIDGASLWRASQPKIGLQGNRSAADELFLQHVLESARSANAVSTQSPKHWDNFTRVTLQALTGKTDLQPFLPDPNVGLKILDLRPRSAAMANRTGGYGYENVSNYAGTTLQFCNIGNIHAVRDAYQKVTALCTNSNVADVQWNALVEDTKWLSHLRIILSASWEAAYWIHVHRLPVLMHCSHGWDRTSQVAVLTQLLLDPYYRTREGFACVVEKDFMSFGHPFHTRCAHGEGRGNEDTKTTSSDEGQISPIFLQFLDCVYQIVSLYPECFEFNTKYLLLLSEHVYSCRFGSFLCDTEREREMVAGIRQRTHSVWDYLDGRDDLLSPLYDSTVADGVLLMPLPTLLRHVSLWTDRHCLHGPKSTQRWWPTGLYKPVNPEANQESSALETKEEMAQWMWNTGVNASVGSTSTAPAAAATEPSLTSGSIE, from the coding sequence ATGAGTACCGACAAGGGCTTAGTACCTTTAACGGGTGAGGAGTGTGATCCCTTGCAAGTGGCTCTGGACGATGCACAGCAATGGATGAACGAGTTTGACGTTGACAGCGGTCCCGCGATTGACGGATTcgccattgacagtgacgacgacgacgacgacgaagtagGCACGGTAGATATTCCTTTGGACGACGAGACGGATGCAGTCGTCAACCCGAGTCGACGGGAAAGCAATACCACCAAGAATAGTACTAGTACTGGTAGTACTAGTGGAAACGGAACCAGCGTTGGTGCGGGAACGAACGTCGGGACGGAACTTGATTCGACCTTACTGCATCCGTTGAGTGATGATTTCCTCCAATCCCGAGACTCGTCCTTGGGAATGAATACGGAAAACGCGAGCAACAACAATACTACGATTGGGACGGAACGATTGGTCGGGGCCTCCccttcgccgtcgtcgacctTCTCGGATGGTTTGAATCCCCACGGTACGGGAGATGCCAACAACAtccaaacgacgacacccaatCACGCCAGTATGGGAAATATCCATCCGACGCATGCCGCTCAATCACTCCACACCACTACGGGATACtcggcatcgtcgtctccTCACTCTACCGCTGCTTCCATGGACGTTTGGAAATCACACACTACCCGCTTGGCGTCGAATTTTGTCCATTTGGCAACGCGTGCAGCCAGTCAGGTAGCTCACGCGGCAACGTCTACCAATCAAGCGTCGTCGCAGGGATATTCCACGACGATGGGTACTGGTGGTGGAGTGTACGACGCTCCCTCGGCAATCCACACGGGGCCGTCGAAACAGCCCGTCCCGTCCGGGTACAGTCCCAGCGTCACGGGAACGTCTCCGAGAGTCCCGCCGTCCCACGCGGCCTCGACCAACGGGACAATCCCTGCCGGAGCTaacaacaacactagcatCAACAGCATGCCGTCTTCTCTGCCGGTCGTCGAACTCGACAAGGAGCAAAAGGAATTGCTCGTACAAACCCACGTGGGTGATCTACTCCCGGGAGAAAAGATTATCATGTTTCTGTCCAATCTTTTACACGTCAGTGATTCCTCCGGCTTTACCTACAGCCACCAAACGGAACCCTCCACCACTTGGTTCTGCGCCATGACCTATTATCGGTTGCTGTTGTTCGGGACGCATCCAATCTCGTTGCCCTCCAAACCAGCCGACTGGAACGGTAGCGCCTGGCCGCGGTACAGTTCCGGTTCGCACAAACCCGCCTTGTGGCAGATACCGTTATCCGCCATTGACAAGGTGGATAAATCCGTCTTTAGTGCGACCGCATCCCATACCACCAACCCGACGACTCTCATGGGTCTCGCCCTGCTCGGCAAAGACGGACGAGTCCTGCGCTTTACGACTCCCAGTTACGCGGACACCCTGCGAGCGCACGAGGCCCTGCAAACGTACGCCTTTCCAGGCCGACGCAATTTGGGTTATCTCTTTGCCTTTGAAAGCAAACGGGAGGCGGTTTTGGCCAGTGTCACTACGGACGCAACGACCGGGACGCAGGCCGTCACGTTGCCACCGACCCGCAAACGCTTCGACGCGGTTCCGGAATTTGAACGGCAGTTCCGGAAAGGGTCCGTCCCCTGGACGATCTGGCAGAATTTGAACGTATCCTACCAGACGTGCGGGAGTTATCCGGACGTTCTGGTGGGCCCAGCCGCCTTGGACGACTCCCAACCGGATGGCCAGAGTATTATTCGACAGTGCGCGGCGTTCCGATCGGAGCATCGTTTACCCGCATTGACGTGGAGTTCTGGTATCGACGGGGCCTCCTTGTGGCGGGCTTCGCAACCCAAAATTGGGTTGCAGGGCAATCGCAGTGCGGCGGACGAGCTGTTCCTCCAACACGTGTTGGAATCGGCGCGTTCCGCCAACGCCGTTTCGACCCAGTCACCGAAGCACTGGGACAATTTCACCCGTGTTACCCTGCAAGCGCTCACGGGCAAGACGGATCTGCAGCCCTTCTTGCCGGATCCCAACGTGGGTCTCAAGATTCTGGATTTGCGACCCCGCAGTGCCGCCATGGCCAACCGCACCGGTGGATACGGATACGAGAACGTATCCAACTATGCCGGTACGACTTTGCAATTTTGTAACATTGGCAACATCCACGCCGTCCGGGATGCCTACCAAAAAGTGACGGCGCTCTGTACGAACAGCAACGTGGCGGATGTGCAGTGGAACGCTTTGGTGGAGGATACAAAATGGTTGAGTCACCTGCGTATTATTCTGTCGGCCAGCTGGGAAGCCGCGTACTGGATACACGTACACCGTTTGCCGGTATTGATGCACTGTTCGCACGGCTGGGATCGCACCAGTCAAGTGGCCGTTTTGACGCAATTGTTGCTGGATCCGTACTACCGGACTCGGGAAGGCTTTGCCTGTGTGgtggaaaaagattttatgAGTTTCGGTCACCCTTTCCATACGCGGTGTGCGCACGGTGAAGGCCGCGGCAACGAAGACACCAAAACGACCAGTTCCGATGAGGGGCAAATATCTCCCATTTTTCTGCAATTTCTCGATTGCGTGTACCAGATCGTTTCGTTATATCCGGAATGTTTCGAATTCAACACGAAATATCTGTTGTTGCTGAGCGAGCACGTGTACAGTTGTCGGTTCGGTAGCTTCTTGTGCGACACGGAGCGGGAACGAGAAATGGTGGCGGGCATTCGACAACGTACACATTCGGTGTGGGATTATTTGGATGGCCGGGATGATCTATTGTCGCCCTTGTACGATTCGACGGTGGCCGACGGGGTTTTGCTCATGCCTCTACCGACCCTGCTGCGACACGTGTCGTTGTGGACCGATCGTCACTGCCTCCACGGACCGAAATCGACCCAGCGGTGGTGGCCCACGGGGTTGTATAAACCCGTCAACCCCGAAGCGAATCAAGAATCGAGCGCATTGGAaaccaaagaagaaatggcCCAGTGGATGTGGAATACGGGGGTAAACGCCAGTGTCGGGTCCACGTCCACAGCaccggcggcggcggcgacggaACCGTCGTTGACGTCTGGTAGTATCGAATAA
- a CDS encoding predicted protein, producing the protein MSSSSTTTPSPPWHPAAYRGRSVAVAQSSRPKTSTVTPPPSSSSHTHGRRGTGRKSGTRVGRTSGQAALPRKSGRGLSGTTTTTTLTAHATEGTPTVLLPYHCRSLYTNRQSQSPDPNVLTFLQTSCPDDVLPRVLAFAGPQQIAVLQKTNRFWKTLLERDGTWRVLCEELYKWKPGDAEPACWKTYYRMNPCVPVDFRTVHQALQIANAPTVLPSRRGVVPPHPTQNRSLRVWLRPGRHVLHQPVTVQALPGVQLHLETMDLPANVYCATPAAAAPLERIAETAPETSPRRIHRRRLLRGCSRGAADAADADATGNAEPDESDPSETSFRSESTDGTSATGASTRATLVLRSRRHNQPAIWVKQGVLVAKGLDICHNSYGLDIWNGNAAIQIQPPLTDDQPVRVHPRPTALLEHCKITSRSGRGVVNIDGGSVTIRGCAIHDCAATGLYVGGTGSQALVSHTDVVTNGVGNQQSRRGIARGHSGVYLEQGLARIVDSNISRNTLTGISAVSHENAVLALLRSDLVRNGTLQIEVPPLGSQARRQSRLEDNRVDLAGPVPSRSGLVPSTS; encoded by the exons atgtcgtcgtcctccacgACGACTCCGTCTCCACCGTGGCATCCTGCGGCGTACCGGGGACGTTCCGTCGCTGTGGCACAGTCATCCCGTCCCAAGACGTCCACGGTGACTCCAccaccatcgtcgtcgtcacacACCCACGGACGTCGTGGGACGGGACGAAAGTCGGGGACCCGTGTGGGACGGACCAGTGGACAGGCAGCGTTGCCCAGAAAGTCCGGGCGGGGACTTTCGGGCACTACCACGACGACAACACTCACCGCACACGCCACGGAAGGTACCCCCACGGTACTACTTCCTTACCACTGCCGGAGTCTCTACACGaatcgacaaagtcaaaGCCCCGATCCGAACGTTTTGACGTTTTTGCAAACGTCCTGTCCCGATGATGTCCTACCGCGAGTTCTGGCCTTTGCCGGACCTCAACAAATCGCCGTGCTCCAAAAGACCAAtcgcttttggaagacgctCTTGGAACGGGACGGAACCTGGCGTGTCCTTTGCGAAGAACTCTACAAG TGGAAACCAGGAGACGCCGAACCGGCCTGTTGGAAGACTTACTACCGCATGAATCCTTGTGTACCCGTCGATTTCCGAACCGTCCACCAAGCTCTCCAGATCGCCAACGCACCTACCGTCCTTCCAAGCCGCCGGGGGGTTGTTCCACCCCATCCCACACAGAACCGTTCCTTGCGCGTTTGGTTGCGTCCCGGCCGACACGTACTTCACCAACCCGTCACTGTACAAGCCTTACCCGGAGTACAACTACACCTGGAAACCATGGATTTGCCCGCCAACGTCTATTGTGCTACACCAGCGGCAGCGGCACCCCTGGAACGAATCGCCGAAACGGCCCCGGAAACCTCACCCCGACGAatccatcgtcgtcgcttgtTGCGGGGGTGTTCTCGTGGAGCCGCGGACGCtgccgacgccgacgccaCCGGCAATGCCGAACCGGACGAGTCGGATCCGTCCGAAACGAGCTTCCGGTCCGAATCAACGGACGGCACGTCCGCTACCGGAGCCTCCACCCGCGCCACATTGGTCCTCCGCTCCCGACGACACAACCAACCCGCCATTTGGGTCAAACAGGGCGTGCTGGTGGCCAAGGGTCTAGACATTTGCCACAATTCCTACGGACTCGATATTTGGAACGGCAACGCCGCCATACAGATCCAACCACCCCTCACGGACGATCAACCCGTCCGGGTCCATCCCCGCCCCACGGCGCTCCTGGAACATTGCAAAATCACCTCCCGTTCCGGCCGCGGTGTCGTCAATATCGACGGCGGCAGCGTCACCATCCGCGGATGCGCCATCCACGACTGCGCCGCGACGGGCCTTTACGTGGGCGGCACCGGCAGTCAAGCCCTGGTCAGTCACACGGACGTGGTCACCAACGGCGTCGGCAACCAACAATCCCGCCGGGGTATTGCCCGCGGACACTCGGGAGTGTACCTCGAACAGGGATTGGCCCGCATCGTCGATTCCAATATCTCTCGGAATACACTGACGGGTATTTCGGCCGTCTCGCACGAGAATGCCGTCCTCGCACTGCTCCGCAGTGATCTGGTACGCAACGGGACTCTACAAATCGAAGTACCGCCACTCGGATCTCAAGCGCGGCGACAATCCCGACTCGAGGACAATCGTGTCGATCTGGCCGGCCCCGTGCCTTCCCGGTCCGGCCTCGTTCCCAGTACATCCTAG
- a CDS encoding predicted protein, with product MSVRDDLASFQSAFDADDAWIDIVPSFDSTSSATATLPRWQSSLPTLGPFRAGIPTRVPYWWASALRARSLCRVTPPSWWNATRLARIIRYEQTHGPLWPDATQLPRNYYELSRRLPTLLGNNSGEEDDPSIRLLVEDLYQIRVDKLRHQFQDLLANRAGDDVDDVVLTVTGIGTQELTLLRAFVTQALNDRTTLGRAVSHAGAERPAENPEAADEDDTAPAAVRARFPVRRFRR from the coding sequence ATGTCCGTCCGGGACGACTTGGCGTCGTTTCAATCCGCCTTTGACGCGGACGACGCGTGGATTGACATTGTCCCGTCGTTCGATTCCACGTCGTCGGCGACCGCCACACTCCCCCGTTGGCAGTCATCGTTACCGACGTTGGGCCCGTTCCGTGCGGGCATCCCGACTCGCGTCCCGTATTGGTGGGCGTCGGCCTTGCGCGCCCGATCGTTGTGTCGCGTCACGCCACCGTCGTGGTGGAACGCGACACGCTTGGCCCGGATCATTCGGTACGAACAAACGCACGGTCCGTTGTGGCCCGACGCGACCCAACTGCCCCGGAATTACTACGAACTGTCCCGACGATTACCGACACTGCTGGGGAACAACAGTGGGGAAGAGGACGATCCCAGTATCCGACTACTGGTGGAAGATCTGTACCAGATCCGGGTCGACAAACTCCGACACCAGTTTCAGGATTTGTTGGCCAACCGTGCGGGGGACGATGTGGATGATGTGGTCCTGACCGTAACGGGGATTGGGACACAAGAATTGACCCTGTTGCGTGCGTTTGTGACGCAAGCCCTGAACGATCGGACGACGCTGGGACGGGCCGTGTCGCACGCCGGTGCGGAACGACCGGCGGAGAATCCGGAAGCGgcggacgaggacgacaccGCACCCGCCGCCGTTCGTGCGCGGTTTCCCGTACGGAGGTTTCGGCGGTGA